In Dysgonomonadaceae bacterium zrk40, one genomic interval encodes:
- a CDS encoding TonB-dependent receptor, which yields MKKVFFSILLTLFSATLFQLTAQADATPGDTINNIRLEEVIVSGTRAGSQTPVTYSNLTAADIRRENAARNIPSILQSTPSLVAFTEDGLGVGNTFFRIRGTDATRINVTLNGMPLNNPESQEVYWVNLPDLSNSLQSIQVQRGVGTSTNGAGAFGASISLRTAGARSNAYGEASTAVGSYGTYSSSIAAGTGISEGGLSFDARFSRVLGEGYVRNGTVDHTNFYGVLSHYGEHQLLRLSYLRGIQHTGITWEGVSEEQMQDPEYGRRYNPAGEYYDDAGNRLYYDNETDNYYSHILQLTFTRELSRSLSLNAGLSYNHGYGYYENYRYNRKYSDFGLDPQTVGEETHNRTDFIRRKLMENDFYVASLGIEKVIDALKFNVGGLYSYYDGDHFGRLPWVKHNQNIPEQYEWYRNVGRKSEVSLFSKVEYQVNERLSLFGDLQYRHVGYRFSGMDDDMMELNGDFNYNFFNPKAGLFYQLNQSSNLYASTAVGQREPLRADLKDGIKGGAVNPIRPERMIDYELGYRYSSKGTRLGVNLYYMDYYNQMVQTGKLTDIGYKLMENVKDSYRAGIELEASLPLWTEKLQLDANATFSRNRISDYTAYFDQYDTPDNYEWVGQVSRDYGSTQISFSPDLVSTVGLTWQPASAFYLNLLGKYVSKQYMDNTSDDAKSIDGYFVSNLSAGYTFQKSQLGVINLQLFVNNLFNKEYVANGWAATDTFADGSSINWIGYYPQATRNIMARLTISF from the coding sequence ATGAAAAAGGTTTTCTTTTCAATTCTGCTGACACTCTTTTCAGCAACTCTCTTTCAACTAACGGCGCAGGCAGATGCCACGCCGGGCGACACGATCAACAACATCCGGCTGGAGGAGGTGATTGTCTCCGGCACGCGTGCCGGTTCACAGACACCGGTCACTTACAGCAACCTCACCGCTGCGGATATCCGCAGGGAGAACGCGGCACGCAACATTCCCTCGATTCTGCAATCCACTCCCTCACTCGTCGCCTTCACCGAAGACGGACTGGGTGTAGGCAACACCTTTTTCCGGATCCGCGGCACCGATGCCACCCGCATCAACGTAACGCTCAATGGAATGCCGCTCAATAACCCGGAGAGTCAGGAGGTTTACTGGGTGAACCTGCCCGACCTCTCCAACTCGTTGCAGAGCATCCAGGTACAACGCGGCGTAGGCACCTCCACCAACGGTGCCGGCGCTTTCGGGGCCAGCATCTCACTCAGGACGGCCGGTGCACGTTCCAATGCTTACGGTGAAGCATCCACCGCCGTGGGCAGCTATGGTACTTACTCCTCCTCAATCGCTGCCGGCACCGGGATCAGCGAGGGAGGCCTCTCGTTCGATGCCCGTTTCTCACGGGTGCTGGGCGAGGGTTACGTGCGTAATGGTACGGTAGACCACACCAATTTCTACGGTGTGCTTTCTCACTATGGCGAGCATCAGCTGCTCCGTCTCAGCTACCTGAGGGGAATCCAGCATACCGGCATCACGTGGGAAGGGGTTTCGGAAGAGCAGATGCAGGATCCGGAATATGGACGGCGCTACAACCCTGCCGGAGAATACTATGATGATGCGGGTAACCGTCTTTATTACGACAATGAGACCGACAACTACTACTCACACATCCTTCAGCTTACCTTCACAAGGGAGCTGAGCCGCTCCCTCTCGCTCAACGCGGGACTCAGTTACAACCATGGTTATGGTTACTACGAGAACTATCGCTACAATCGGAAATACTCCGATTTCGGACTGGACCCCCAGACCGTCGGTGAGGAAACCCACAATCGTACCGACTTTATCCGTCGCAAGCTGATGGAGAACGACTTCTACGTGGCGAGCCTGGGCATCGAGAAAGTTATTGATGCCCTTAAGTTCAATGTTGGTGGGCTCTACAGCTACTACGACGGCGATCACTTTGGTCGCCTTCCCTGGGTAAAGCACAACCAAAACATCCCGGAGCAGTATGAATGGTACCGCAATGTAGGACGTAAATCGGAAGTAAGTCTTTTTTCCAAGGTTGAGTATCAGGTTAACGAAAGGCTCTCACTGTTCGGTGACTTGCAGTATCGCCATGTGGGATACCGCTTCAGCGGGATGGACGACGATATGATGGAGCTTAACGGCGATTTTAATTACAATTTCTTCAACCCAAAAGCCGGTCTGTTCTACCAGCTCAATCAGTCGAGCAATCTATATGCCTCAACTGCGGTGGGACAACGGGAGCCGCTGCGTGCCGACCTGAAGGATGGCATCAAGGGGGGAGCGGTCAATCCGATCCGACCGGAGCGCATGATAGACTATGAGCTGGGGTACCGTTACAGTAGCAAGGGCACCAGACTGGGTGTGAACCTTTACTACATGGATTACTACAACCAGATGGTGCAAACCGGTAAGCTGACCGATATTGGTTACAAACTGATGGAGAACGTGAAGGATAGCTATCGTGCCGGCATTGAGCTGGAGGCATCCCTCCCTCTCTGGACAGAAAAATTGCAGCTGGATGCCAACGCCACCTTCAGCCGCAACAGAATCAGCGATTACACGGCGTACTTCGACCAGTATGACACCCCCGACAATTATGAGTGGGTGGGACAGGTCAGCAGGGATTATGGTTCCACACAAATCTCCTTCTCACCCGATCTTGTGAGCACCGTGGGGCTTACCTGGCAACCGGCATCTGCTTTTTATCTGAACCTGCTGGGTAAGTATGTAAGCAAACAATATATGGACAACACCTCCGACGATGCCAAGTCGATTGACGGCTACTTCGTGAGCAACCTCTCGGCGGGCTACACCTTCCAGAAGAGCCAACTGGGGGTGATCAACCTGCAATTGTTCGTGAACAACCTGTTCAACAAGGAATATGTGGCCAACGGCTGGGCAGCCACCGACACCTTTGCTGACGGCAGCAGCATCAACTGGATTGGTTATTATCCCCAAGCCACGCGCAACATCATGGCTCGGCTTACTATTTCGTTTTAA
- a CDS encoding bifunctional (p)ppGpp synthetase/guanosine-3',5'-bis(diphosphate) 3'-pyrophosphohydrolase: MSDEDKMIAEEQMIEQEFQGLLEDYLNSNHRRKVDIITRAYNMAKEAHKGARRRSGEPYIMHPLAVARIVSREMGLGSTSISASLLHDVVEDTEYSTEDIRALFGDKIAQIVDGLTKISQGMFGENVSAQAENFRKLLLTMSDDIRVILIKIADRLHNMRTLSSMSPTKQFKITGETLYIYAPLAHRLGLFAIKTELEELCFRYEHPEVYADLKAKIAESAPERNKIYENFAVPVIPALDKMGIQYEMRARVKSVYSIWNKMQNKGISFNEVYDLFAVRIIFEVHPGMDEKKQCWDIYSAITDIYKLRPDRIRDWVSHPKANGYQALHLTVMGPDGKWIEIQIRSRRMDDIAEKGFAAHWKYKENRIEEDNELEKWLKTIQEILSNPNPNAIDFLDTVKMNLFSSEIFVFTPKGEIKTLPQGATALDFAYIIHTRIGDHCLGAKVNHTLVPLSQKLRSGDQVEILTSQSVNPQPEWLNFVTTAKARTKIEASLRRQRRRIVEKGQNMLDELFNNEPIDNTLFNKILHSYKAENKEDLYYMIGNNELTLPLQKEAFFKLKPVPQKQDNLFVRYVKQAMNAIKKSPQEAEKVTLIGGDDEESLPLPQVAKPTKIDRKLVYRLTELNFRKNFIVYSCCNPLPGDDVFGFVTEREEVEVHKRSCQTGLKLKASYGDRIIAVEWGDYRQYSFLASIIFTGIDRVGILGSILAKLAEDVVVNIQSVNVASKDGIFEGVFNVHVHSAEEVNQLCAKIAKVDGVSTVHRSTI; encoded by the coding sequence ATGAGTGACGAAGACAAAATGATAGCTGAAGAGCAGATGATTGAGCAGGAGTTTCAGGGACTCCTGGAGGATTATCTCAACTCGAATCACCGACGCAAGGTGGACATCATTACCCGCGCCTATAACATGGCGAAGGAGGCACATAAAGGGGCGCGCCGTCGTTCCGGTGAGCCCTATATTATGCATCCCTTAGCCGTGGCCCGTATCGTTTCCAGGGAGATGGGGCTCGGCTCCACTTCCATTTCAGCCTCATTGCTCCACGATGTGGTGGAAGATACAGAATACAGCACAGAGGATATTCGTGCCCTCTTCGGCGACAAGATAGCCCAAATTGTGGATGGTCTCACAAAGATATCGCAAGGTATGTTTGGTGAGAATGTATCGGCACAGGCTGAGAACTTCCGCAAGCTGTTGCTCACAATGTCGGACGACATCCGTGTGATCCTGATCAAGATTGCAGACAGACTGCACAACATGCGCACACTCTCTTCGATGAGTCCCACAAAGCAGTTTAAGATTACCGGTGAAACACTTTACATCTATGCGCCTCTGGCACATCGGTTGGGTCTTTTTGCCATCAAAACCGAACTGGAAGAACTCTGTTTCCGGTATGAGCATCCTGAGGTCTATGCCGATCTGAAAGCAAAAATTGCAGAGAGTGCCCCCGAACGAAACAAGATTTATGAGAACTTCGCCGTTCCTGTAATCCCGGCGCTTGATAAGATGGGGATTCAATATGAGATGCGTGCCCGTGTGAAATCGGTCTACTCCATCTGGAACAAGATGCAGAACAAGGGGATCAGCTTCAACGAGGTGTACGACCTATTTGCCGTGCGCATCATCTTTGAGGTACACCCCGGTATGGATGAGAAGAAGCAATGCTGGGACATTTACTCAGCTATCACAGATATTTACAAGCTGCGTCCGGACCGTATCCGCGACTGGGTGAGTCACCCGAAGGCCAATGGTTACCAGGCGCTGCACCTCACCGTGATGGGTCCCGACGGCAAGTGGATTGAGATTCAGATTCGAAGCCGCCGCATGGATGACATTGCTGAGAAAGGATTCGCTGCACATTGGAAGTACAAGGAGAATCGCATTGAGGAGGACAATGAACTTGAAAAATGGCTCAAGACCATCCAGGAGATTCTCTCCAACCCCAACCCCAACGCGATCGACTTCCTGGATACGGTGAAGATGAACCTCTTCTCTTCAGAAATATTCGTATTCACCCCAAAGGGTGAGATCAAGACACTTCCTCAGGGAGCTACGGCGCTCGATTTTGCCTACATCATCCACACCCGCATCGGCGACCACTGCCTGGGGGCCAAGGTGAATCACACGCTGGTACCCCTCAGTCAGAAGTTGCGCAGCGGTGATCAGGTGGAGATCCTCACCTCTCAATCGGTCAACCCCCAACCGGAGTGGCTCAACTTCGTCACCACCGCCAAGGCACGTACCAAGATAGAGGCTTCGCTGCGACGTCAGCGACGCCGCATCGTAGAGAAGGGACAGAACATGCTGGATGAGCTCTTCAACAATGAACCGATCGACAACACCCTTTTCAATAAGATTCTCCACTCCTACAAGGCGGAGAACAAAGAGGATCTCTACTACATGATCGGTAACAATGAATTGACCCTTCCGCTGCAGAAAGAGGCATTCTTCAAATTGAAGCCGGTTCCTCAGAAACAGGACAATCTCTTTGTCCGTTACGTGAAGCAGGCGATGAATGCCATCAAGAAATCACCTCAGGAAGCTGAGAAGGTGACACTGATCGGGGGAGATGATGAGGAGTCGCTGCCGCTGCCGCAAGTGGCAAAGCCGACGAAGATAGACCGCAAGCTGGTTTATCGTCTCACAGAATTGAACTTCCGCAAGAATTTCATCGTTTACTCCTGCTGCAATCCGCTGCCGGGTGATGATGTGTTTGGTTTTGTAACGGAGAGAGAGGAAGTGGAGGTGCATAAACGCTCCTGCCAGACAGGCCTGAAGCTTAAGGCCAGTTACGGCGATCGCATCATCGCGGTAGAGTGGGGTGATTACCGACAGTACTCCTTTCTGGCATCAATCATATTCACCGGTATCGACCGTGTCGGGATCCTGGGAAGCATCCTGGCCAAGTTGGCTGAAGATGTCGTTGTCAATATTCAGAGTGTGAATGTGGCATCAAAGGATGGTATCTTCGAAGGGGTATTCAATGTACATGTACACAGTGCCGAGGAGGTGAATCAACTCTGTGCCAAGATCGCAAAAGTGGACGGCGTTAGCACCGTCCACCGTTCCACTATCTGA
- a CDS encoding phage holin family protein: MEEKKVSTLFEEMRDDISRYISSTLELGKLEVYEKLSLGSSAITYGLILGGVSLFVLLFLFVTVALYLGDLLQNLWAGFGIVTAFALLVLLIMLLVGKPFKKKMTNKVIHFLMENDESDNKKSKP, encoded by the coding sequence ATGGAAGAAAAAAAAGTAAGTACGTTGTTTGAGGAGATGCGCGATGATATATCCAGATATATATCCAGCACTCTTGAACTCGGAAAACTGGAGGTGTATGAGAAACTAAGCCTGGGATCTTCGGCCATCACCTATGGATTGATTCTGGGGGGTGTCTCTCTCTTTGTTCTGTTGTTCCTTTTTGTCACTGTGGCACTCTACCTGGGTGACTTGTTGCAAAACCTCTGGGCCGGTTTCGGTATTGTAACCGCATTCGCCCTGTTGGTACTGCTGATAATGTTGCTGGTGGGTAAGCCTTTCAAGAAAAAGATGACAAACAAGGTAATACACTTCCTGATGGAAAATGATGAGTCTGACAACAAAAAGAGCAAGCCATGA
- a CDS encoding YtxH domain-containing protein: protein MNSESKLLLGLGIGVALGAAIGYIMGTDRKEEWLEQANEFADKVRANVKSAVYKGKSEVQDLKEDIDDIADIAKKELAKQ from the coding sequence ATGAATTCAGAATCAAAATTATTACTGGGATTAGGCATTGGTGTAGCATTGGGAGCTGCCATCGGTTACATCATGGGAACAGACCGCAAGGAAGAGTGGCTGGAGCAAGCCAATGAATTTGCCGATAAGGTGAGAGCTAACGTGAAGTCAGCAGTCTACAAAGGCAAGAGCGAGGTGCAGGATCTCAAGGAAGATATCGATGACATCGCTGATATTGCCAAGAAAGAACTGGCCAAACAATAA
- the miaB gene encoding tRNA (N6-isopentenyl adenosine(37)-C2)-methylthiotransferase MiaB, with the protein MSEIMSTDKHSDKKLYIETYGCQMNVADTEVVASIMEMDGYSLTSDDREADAIFVNTCSIRENAEQKVIQRLDYFQSLKRKRKEKLIIGVLGCMAERAKSELIDKHHADLVVGPDAYLDLPNLVGAAEQGEKAMNIELSKTETYKDVIPLKMEGSNISGYISIMRGCDKFCTYCIVPFTRGRERSREPESILNELRVMREKGFKEVILLGQNVNSYRYKDDERTLGFDELLALVAEAAPGMRIRFTTSHPWDMNDATLETIARYPNLSNYIHLPVQSGSSRMMKLMNRRYNREWYLERIAAIKRIIPGCGLSTDIMCGFHSETEEDHQETLSLMREVGFDSAFMFKYSERPGTYAAKKLEDNVPEEVKNRRLQEIINLQLELSHQSNERDMGKVFEVLVEGFSKRSREQLFGRNDQNKVVIFNKKHHRIGDFVKVRVTGFTSATLLGEAVEEK; encoded by the coding sequence ATGAGTGAAATAATGAGTACAGACAAGCATAGCGACAAGAAATTGTACATCGAGACATACGGATGCCAGATGAACGTTGCCGACACAGAAGTTGTTGCCTCCATCATGGAGATGGATGGCTACTCACTGACAAGTGACGACCGGGAAGCTGATGCCATCTTCGTCAACACCTGTTCCATCCGAGAGAATGCCGAACAGAAGGTGATTCAGCGGTTGGATTACTTCCAGTCACTGAAACGCAAGCGAAAAGAGAAACTGATTATCGGAGTTCTCGGTTGCATGGCTGAGAGGGCCAAATCGGAACTAATAGACAAGCATCATGCCGACCTCGTGGTGGGTCCCGATGCCTACCTCGACCTGCCCAACCTGGTGGGAGCAGCAGAGCAGGGCGAAAAGGCGATGAACATAGAGCTGTCGAAGACAGAAACCTACAAGGATGTGATCCCCCTCAAGATGGAGGGGAGCAACATATCGGGATACATTTCCATCATGCGCGGCTGCGACAAGTTCTGTACCTATTGCATCGTTCCCTTCACACGCGGCAGGGAGCGCAGCCGCGAGCCGGAGAGCATCCTCAACGAGTTGCGGGTGATGCGGGAGAAGGGTTTCAAGGAGGTGATCCTGCTGGGGCAGAATGTCAACTCCTACCGTTACAAGGATGATGAGCGCACCCTTGGCTTCGATGAGCTGTTGGCCCTGGTGGCAGAGGCAGCACCGGGAATGCGAATTCGCTTCACCACCTCCCACCCGTGGGACATGAACGATGCCACCCTTGAGACCATCGCACGCTACCCCAATCTCAGCAATTACATCCACCTGCCGGTTCAGTCGGGAAGCTCACGAATGATGAAGCTGATGAACCGTCGCTACAACAGGGAATGGTATCTGGAACGGATCGCCGCCATTAAACGAATCATTCCCGGCTGCGGCCTCTCAACCGACATCATGTGTGGCTTTCACTCCGAGACGGAGGAGGATCATCAGGAGACCCTCTCGCTGATGCGTGAGGTGGGTTTCGACTCCGCCTTCATGTTCAAGTACTCCGAGCGCCCCGGCACCTATGCTGCCAAGAAGTTGGAAGACAATGTGCCGGAAGAGGTTAAAAACCGCAGGTTACAGGAGATCATCAACCTCCAGCTGGAGCTGTCACATCAAAGCAACGAACGTGACATGGGGAAGGTGTTCGAGGTACTGGTAGAGGGATTCTCCAAACGTTCACGTGAGCAACTCTTTGGCAGGAACGATCAAAACAAGGTAGTGATATTCAACAAGAAGCATCACCGCATAGGTGATTTCGTGAAGGTACGAGTGACCGGTTTCACTTCCGCCACCTTACTCGGGGAAGCAGTTGAGGAGAAGTAG
- a CDS encoding succinate CoA transferase: protein MALKFISAEEAASLIKNDDNVGFSGFTHAGCPKVVPVEIARRAEAEHAKGNPFKIGVFTGASTGDSIDGSLARAKAIKFRTPYQTNKDMREALNRGEFDFFDLHLSQLAQEIRYGFLGKINVAVVEAADVTDNGEIVPTTGVGITPTICRLADIVIVELNKKVPSKLRGIHDLYELQDPPKRREIPIYEVQGRVGLEYVKVNPEKIFVVETERDGEGGGFAPLDDVTARIGNNVAEFFVAEMKAGRIPPHFLPIQSGVGNIANAVLGSMGTNPDIPRFEVYTEVIQDAVIDMMQKGNISFASGCSLTVSNEVLDKFYSDLPFFKNKLVLRPSEISNNPGLARRLGIIALNTAIEVDIFGSVNSTHVNGTKMMNGIGGSGDFTRNSYLSIFLTPSTAKNGAISCIVPKVTHEDHNEHSVKIMVSEYGVADLRGKGPRNRAEEIINKCAHPDYRPLLHEYLNLGVKGHIPQDLYSCFAFHKALQETGSMINTDFSKYRK, encoded by the coding sequence ATGGCATTGAAATTTATTAGCGCTGAAGAGGCTGCGTCGCTCATCAAAAATGACGACAACGTTGGCTTCAGCGGGTTTACCCATGCCGGCTGCCCCAAGGTGGTGCCGGTAGAGATCGCCAGGAGGGCGGAAGCTGAGCATGCAAAAGGGAATCCTTTCAAGATAGGTGTTTTTACCGGTGCTTCTACCGGTGACTCCATCGACGGATCGCTCGCACGGGCCAAGGCAATCAAGTTCCGCACTCCCTACCAGACCAATAAGGATATGCGAGAGGCGCTTAACAGGGGGGAGTTCGACTTCTTCGACCTGCACCTGTCACAGCTGGCGCAAGAGATTCGTTACGGTTTTCTCGGGAAGATCAACGTGGCAGTGGTGGAAGCTGCCGACGTGACAGACAATGGTGAGATAGTACCCACCACCGGTGTGGGCATCACTCCCACCATCTGTCGTCTGGCCGACATCGTGATCGTCGAACTCAACAAGAAGGTGCCCTCGAAATTGAGGGGTATTCACGACCTCTACGAACTGCAGGATCCCCCCAAACGGCGCGAAATTCCCATCTATGAGGTGCAGGGTCGTGTGGGACTGGAATATGTGAAGGTGAACCCTGAAAAGATCTTCGTGGTGGAAACCGAGCGGGACGGCGAAGGGGGCGGCTTTGCCCCGCTCGACGATGTCACTGCCCGTATAGGCAATAACGTGGCAGAGTTCTTCGTGGCCGAGATGAAAGCCGGACGCATCCCGCCACACTTCCTCCCCATCCAGTCGGGCGTGGGCAATATTGCCAATGCGGTGCTGGGCTCCATGGGAACCAATCCCGACATCCCCCGCTTCGAGGTCTATACCGAGGTGATTCAGGATGCGGTGATTGACATGATGCAGAAGGGCAATATCTCGTTTGCCAGCGGCTGCTCTCTCACCGTGAGCAACGAGGTGCTCGACAAGTTCTACAGCGACCTCCCCTTCTTCAAGAACAAACTGGTGCTCCGTCCCTCGGAGATCTCCAACAACCCGGGTCTGGCACGTCGCCTGGGCATCATCGCCCTCAATACCGCCATTGAGGTGGATATCTTCGGCAGTGTCAACTCCACCCACGTGAACGGTACCAAGATGATGAACGGTATCGGCGGCTCGGGCGACTTCACCCGCAACTCCTACCTCTCCATCTTCCTCACCCCCTCCACGGCCAAGAACGGTGCCATCAGCTGCATCGTGCCCAAGGTGACACACGAAGACCACAACGAGCACTCGGTGAAGATCATGGTATCCGAATATGGGGTGGCCGACTTGCGTGGCAAGGGTCCCCGCAACCGTGCCGAGGAGATCATCAACAAGTGCGCGCACCCGGACTACCGTCCGCTGCTGCACGAGTACCTCAACCTGGGTGTGAAAGGTCA